In Dyadobacter subterraneus, a single genomic region encodes these proteins:
- a CDS encoding dipeptidase — protein sequence MAERIIYTRPMKRRDVIKSLTFLPVAGSVFPMQSVLPAPVIKNNPPLTFETKPMPDLHRDAFVMDGHTHVMSRELMLKTDIGQRYADGTVDLPRAKEGGLDAMFFSVYTPENYYPGRFETKNTFRVVNLALDQIKKNHAVIELALTASDIERINKKGKMAAFLDLEGGYDLYGDLDLLRALYKLGLRSMQLTAHSTTNAFIDACNDVHTWGGINDHGKAVIREMNDLGMVINVAHASNEAIIQTAAASRHPVIYSHGGFYKIVDHPRCISDEAAKAIAAKGGVIGVHFGSLFNNPKYWAWQKPNNPIRVQPDPQPKTPRIFTAQITTQTIEEVDKEFAKELPFTYKGTIPDQYWMHVDQLAKVIDYGVQLVGEDHIALGSDLDGGPELPREIKDISDYPQMTMAMQKLGYTDQRIKKILGLNWLRVIRQVTEGNKG from the coding sequence ATGGCAGAACGAATAATTTATACCAGACCAATGAAGCGCAGAGACGTTATAAAAAGCTTGACATTTCTTCCGGTTGCCGGAAGTGTTTTTCCAATGCAATCCGTGTTGCCGGCTCCTGTTATTAAAAATAATCCGCCCTTGACTTTTGAAACTAAACCGATGCCTGATCTTCACCGGGACGCATTTGTCATGGACGGGCATACCCATGTAATGAGCCGTGAGCTTATGCTGAAAACCGATATAGGTCAGCGTTATGCAGATGGCACCGTCGATCTTCCAAGGGCTAAGGAAGGCGGATTAGACGCGATGTTCTTCTCGGTTTATACGCCTGAGAACTACTATCCGGGAAGGTTTGAGACGAAAAATACATTTCGTGTGGTTAACCTTGCGCTGGACCAGATCAAAAAGAATCATGCAGTGATCGAGCTTGCGCTCACCGCTTCTGACATTGAACGGATCAACAAAAAAGGAAAAATGGCCGCTTTTCTTGATTTGGAAGGAGGCTATGATCTTTATGGTGATCTTGACCTTTTACGCGCCCTTTACAAGCTTGGCCTTCGCTCCATGCAGCTGACTGCTCACAGTACTACAAATGCTTTTATTGACGCATGCAACGATGTTCATACCTGGGGAGGCATTAATGATCACGGCAAAGCGGTGATTAGGGAAATGAATGATCTGGGTATGGTCATCAATGTGGCCCACGCGTCTAATGAAGCCATTATTCAAACAGCAGCCGCCAGCCGTCATCCCGTAATTTACAGCCATGGAGGCTTTTATAAAATTGTCGATCATCCCCGCTGCATTTCTGATGAGGCGGCAAAAGCAATTGCCGCAAAGGGCGGGGTCATTGGCGTGCATTTTGGCAGCCTTTTCAACAATCCAAAATACTGGGCGTGGCAAAAGCCCAACAACCCAATCCGCGTGCAGCCTGATCCCCAGCCTAAAACTCCGCGGATATTTACTGCTCAAATTACCACCCAAACCATTGAAGAGGTAGACAAGGAGTTTGCCAAAGAGCTTCCATTTACCTACAAAGGAACAATCCCTGATCAGTACTGGATGCATGTAGATCAGCTGGCGAAAGTGATTGACTATGGTGTACAATTGGTAGGCGAGGACCACATAGCGCTGGGTTCAGATTTAGACGGTGGCCCGGAGCTGCCCCGAGAAATTAAGGATATCAGCGATTATCCACAGATGACTATGGCGATGCAAAAGCTGGGTTACACCGATCAGCGCATCAAAAAGATCCTTGGCTTAAACTGGCTCCGTGTAATTCGGCAGGTTACCGAAGGGAATAAGGGATAA
- a CDS encoding LysR substrate-binding domain-containing protein has translation MELRQLRYFIKAAERSNFTEAASILNISQSTLSQQIKQLEDELGVPLFDRIAKRVVLTEAGRLFLPHAIHTVRKSEDGREMIRDLGNIQAGSLTIGVTYGLSQLLTQALILFSEKYPGIGITIEFGTSDHLLGLIAASKLDFALSFVPAGKTQNYIAYPLFESVLSLIVHKDHLYASFENISTADLAGLPLVLPVKGYSIRSFLEKVLFEAGVVVQTAIEINDIDMLLKLVDTARWCTVLMKTSLFNYPSLRAVPISGKEMERQATIAWPIDVYKKKSAIVFAGFLGMADLPDQG, from the coding sequence ATGGAATTAAGACAACTCAGATACTTTATCAAGGCGGCCGAGCGGTCGAATTTTACCGAGGCTGCATCAATTTTAAATATCAGTCAGAGCACTTTGTCCCAGCAGATCAAACAGCTCGAAGATGAGTTAGGCGTTCCACTTTTTGACAGGATTGCCAAGCGGGTGGTGCTGACGGAAGCAGGCAGGCTGTTTTTACCACACGCGATCCATACCGTCCGTAAGTCAGAGGACGGGCGCGAAATGATCAGAGACCTTGGCAATATTCAGGCAGGATCCTTGACAATCGGGGTGACTTACGGTCTTTCCCAGCTGCTTACCCAGGCGTTAATCTTATTTTCTGAAAAATATCCAGGGATTGGGATCACCATTGAATTCGGCACTTCCGATCATCTTTTAGGGCTGATTGCAGCATCGAAACTGGACTTCGCACTGTCTTTTGTGCCAGCCGGCAAAACCCAAAATTATATTGCTTATCCGCTTTTTGAATCCGTCCTGTCACTGATCGTACACAAAGATCATCTCTATGCTTCTTTTGAAAATATCAGCACTGCCGATTTAGCCGGGCTGCCGCTTGTGCTTCCGGTCAAAGGATACAGTATCCGTTCATTTTTAGAGAAAGTGCTTTTTGAAGCAGGTGTAGTCGTCCAGACAGCTATTGAAATAAACGATATTGATATGCTTCTGAAACTTGTCGATACGGCCAGGTGGTGCACGGTGCTAATGAAGACTTCGCTGTTTAATTATCCTTCACTCAGAGCCGTGCCGATCAGCGGAAAAGAGATGGAAAGACAAGCGACAATTGCCTGGCCTATTGATGTTTACAAGAAAAAATCTGCAATCGTATTTGCTGGTTTTCTGGGCATGGCAGATTTGCCTGATCAAGGCTAA
- a CDS encoding glycoside hydrolase family 127 protein, with amino-acid sequence MKKILSFCFTLVLFLAFGPFSSGQSYMPVRNDNRFKIKPVIKLQAYGFAPSDVKLLEGSVFYNAMQKDAAYLLQIEPDRLLARFYENAGLPVKAQVYGGWESEGLPGHTLGHYLSAISLMYASSGNAEFKKRADYIVAELARCQNARGSGYVGAIPNEDSLFYKVSKGDIHSSGFDLNGGWAPWYTVHKVMAGLLDTYLYCGNNQALKVATSMADWAENILKDLSLAQMQKMLRCEYGGMNDVLAQLYAITADKKYLDLSYRFYDDFVMQPLSQRIDPLPGKHANTNVPKTIGSASQYELTGNKGDSTIAAFTWNTLVNHHSYVIGGNGNYEYLGPEDKFNDRLSDNTAETCVSYNMLKLTKHLFSWHPSAGLGDYYERTLYNHILASQHPETGMMCYFVPLRMGSRKTFSGRFDTFTCCVGTGIENHAKYAEDIFYESADAKSLFVNLFIPSQLNWKATKTTVTIRTGFPNQDQINLLIQPLKDVKFALKLRRPYWAENFELEVNEIKIKPQINQDGFLVIDRVWKKGDQVKFTPHKALHAEALADNASRIALMYGPIVLAGDLGDTLPDAAYGTPVLLTDNRNIGDWISPVPDRPMHFKMKGVGKPYDPELKPFYESNDNYYSVYWDFFTHDGWTSRQKDYQTEKERQRKIGERTIDEFRIGEMQPERDHELKASANSYIDPAIGVNGREARSKGFFSFKMKVDPSLKNNLLLTYIGDDKNRKFDILVDGTVIRTVEWDGGETGKFYDFEYGIDPGLLKDKTLVRIGIEANYGKTAGRVFGVKIVK; translated from the coding sequence ATGAAAAAAATACTTTCCTTCTGTTTTACTTTGGTTCTGTTTTTAGCCTTCGGCCCGTTTTCGTCCGGCCAGTCTTATATGCCGGTAAGAAATGATAACCGTTTTAAAATAAAACCTGTGATTAAGCTCCAGGCTTACGGTTTTGCGCCCTCGGACGTCAAGCTTTTGGAAGGCAGTGTTTTTTACAATGCCATGCAAAAAGACGCCGCCTATCTTTTACAAATCGAACCGGACAGATTGCTAGCCAGATTTTATGAAAATGCAGGACTTCCCGTCAAGGCCCAGGTTTACGGGGGCTGGGAAAGTGAAGGTTTACCGGGCCATACACTTGGGCATTATCTTTCTGCCATCAGTCTGATGTATGCTTCCAGTGGTAATGCCGAATTTAAAAAGCGGGCTGATTACATCGTTGCAGAGCTCGCCCGTTGCCAAAATGCGCGCGGCTCGGGTTATGTGGGCGCGATTCCCAATGAAGACAGTTTATTTTACAAGGTTTCAAAAGGTGATATCCATTCGTCGGGATTTGACTTAAACGGAGGCTGGGCTCCCTGGTATACGGTTCATAAAGTAATGGCAGGGCTTTTGGATACCTATTTATATTGTGGCAACAATCAGGCGCTGAAAGTAGCCACCTCCATGGCAGACTGGGCTGAGAACATTCTCAAAGATCTGAGCCTTGCGCAGATGCAAAAGATGCTGCGCTGCGAGTACGGCGGAATGAATGATGTACTCGCTCAGCTTTATGCGATCACAGCAGATAAAAAGTATCTGGATTTGTCATACAGATTCTATGATGATTTTGTTATGCAGCCCCTTTCGCAGCGGATCGATCCGCTGCCGGGAAAACACGCCAATACCAATGTGCCCAAAACGATTGGAAGTGCATCGCAGTATGAGCTTACAGGTAATAAGGGCGACAGCACCATTGCAGCCTTTACCTGGAATACGCTGGTAAATCATCACAGCTATGTGATAGGGGGAAACGGGAACTATGAGTACCTGGGCCCTGAGGACAAATTCAACGACAGGTTAAGTGACAATACCGCGGAAACCTGCGTTTCCTACAATATGCTTAAGCTGACAAAACATTTGTTCAGCTGGCATCCCAGTGCAGGTCTGGGTGATTACTATGAAAGAACGCTTTACAATCACATACTGGCCTCTCAGCATCCTGAAACAGGCATGATGTGTTATTTTGTGCCTTTAAGAATGGGTTCGCGTAAAACTTTTAGCGGCCGCTTTGATACATTTACCTGCTGTGTTGGCACAGGGATTGAAAATCACGCCAAGTATGCAGAAGATATTTTTTATGAATCGGCCGATGCAAAAAGCCTTTTTGTAAACCTTTTTATTCCCTCCCAACTTAATTGGAAAGCCACAAAAACAACAGTAACCATCAGGACCGGTTTTCCCAATCAGGATCAGATCAACCTTCTGATTCAGCCTTTGAAAGATGTTAAATTTGCTTTGAAGTTAAGAAGACCCTACTGGGCCGAAAACTTTGAACTTGAAGTAAATGAAATAAAAATAAAGCCCCAGATAAACCAGGATGGATTTTTAGTTATTGACCGCGTCTGGAAAAAAGGGGATCAGGTAAAATTTACTCCGCATAAGGCCCTTCATGCAGAAGCCCTTGCTGACAACGCTTCAAGGATCGCTTTGATGTATGGCCCGATTGTTCTGGCTGGTGATCTGGGTGATACACTGCCCGATGCAGCGTACGGCACCCCGGTTCTTCTGACCGACAACCGAAATATCGGAGACTGGATTTCGCCGGTTCCGGATCGTCCCATGCATTTTAAAATGAAAGGCGTTGGCAAACCTTATGATCCGGAGCTGAAACCGTTTTATGAATCCAATGATAATTATTACAGCGTATACTGGGATTTTTTCACCCATGATGGCTGGACGTCGCGTCAGAAGGACTATCAGACAGAAAAAGAGCGTCAGAGAAAAATTGGCGAGCGCACGATTGATGAATTCAGGATCGGTGAAATGCAGCCCGAAAGAGATCACGAGCTGAAAGCCAGCGCAAACAGTTACATTGATCCTGCCATTGGAGTAAACGGCCGCGAGGCCAGAAGCAAAGGTTTCTTTTCCTTCAAAATGAAGGTGGATCCGTCTTTAAAAAACAATCTGTTATTGACCTACATTGGCGATGATAAAAACAGAAAATTTGATATTCTTGTAGATGGGACTGTGATTCGGACCGTGGAGTGGGATGGCGGTGAAACCGGAAAATTCTATGACTTTGAATACGGGATCGATCCTGGGCTTCTTAAAGATAAAACCTTGGTTCGAATTGGCATTGAAGCCAATTATGGAAAAACTGCCGGCCGTGTTTTCGGTGTTAAGATTGTAAAATAA